The genomic window TAACCACAATGGCGCGGATTTTAGTAACTTTCTGTACTCCTCGGCGCTAGCAGTATGCAAATATTCGTCAGCGTCTTTCCCGGCGGGTAAATTAAGAATTTTTAACTGTACTTCCCCACGATAAGCAAGGTTAGCAATTTCTCCTATGGCTCTTTCTGATGCTTGTATCCCCGCTACATCTGCATCAAAATTGAGAATTAATTGTTTTGATTCGCTATAACGCATTAGTTGCTTTACTTGCTCTAAACTTAGCGCCGTACCCAGAGACGCGGCTACATTAGTTATTCCCGCCGCGTGCAAAGAAATTGCATCAAAATATCCTTCTACAACTACCGCACAATCAAGCTCGGAAATTGCGGATTTAGCTTTATCTAAGCCAAATAAAGTTTTACCTTTACTAAAAAGCTCCGTTTCTGGGGAGTTTAGATATTTTGGTTGCTCATCTCCTAAACTTCTTCCCCCAAAGCCAATAACTCGCCCTTGTAAATCTAAAATTGGGATAATGACGCGATTTCTAAAGTAGTCATAATAACCATCTCCAGATTGACGCTGACGAAGTAAACCCGCTTGTTGTAATAACTGTACTGGGTAGCGTTTTTGCTCTACTAAATAACGATACAAAGTTTCCCAACTATCCGGGGCATAACCTAAGTTAAATTGTTGGATAGTTTCGGCTCTTAGTTTTCGAGCAAATAAGTAATGTAACGCTGCTTCCCCTTGGGGTTGATATAGAGCGTGTTGATAAAAGCGGCTAGCGATCGCCAAAATCTCATACAATTGCTCTCGTAAAGACAACTGTTGCTGCAATTGCTGGCGTTGCTCAGGTTCTAAAGTTTGTACTGTTACTTGATAGCGCCGCGCTAAATCTAACACTACTTCGCTAAAAGACTGCTTGCCTATTTCCATCAAAAACTTAATCGCATCTCCCCCCGCATTACAGCCAAAGCAGTAATACATTTGCTTCGATTGACTAACACTAAAACTAGGGGTTTTTTCCGTATGGAAAGGACACAAACCTACAAAACCTTTACCACCCTTGCGTAAAACAACGTGTTCGGAAATGACATCGTAAATATCTGCTTTTTGCTTTACCTGCTCTACAGTGTCAGGATGCAAGCGAGGAATTTGCATAATTTTTGATTATAAATAGATTGGGTGTAGAGACGTTACGGTGCAACGTCTCTATCATTGGGTTTTAAAATCGGGCAATCTAGCAAATATAGCTTTGCACAAACTCAACTACCGTCTCGACTCCGATTTGCGTTTTTAAGTTGGTAAATACAAATGCTTTCTCACCCCGCATTTTTTTAGTATCGCGCTCCATAATCCCTAAATCTGCTCCCACGTAAGGAGCAAGATCGATTTTATTAATTACTAGCAAATCGGACTTAGTAATTCCTGGCCCGCCTTTACGGGGAATTTTGTCTCCCGCAGCAACATCAATGACGTATATAGTTAAATCTACCAATTCTGGGCTAAAAGTTGCTGCCAAGTTGTCGCCGCCACTTTCCAAAAATACCAAGTCTAGATTAGAAAATCTTTGCTCCAATTGCTCAATGGCGACTAAATTTATTGAAGCATCTTCTCGAATTGCCGTATGGGGACAACCACCCGTTTCTACCCCGATAATGCGATCGCTCTCTAAAGCCTGACTGCGTACTAAATACTGAGCGTCTTCTTGAGT from Synechocystis sp. PCC 7509 includes these protein-coding regions:
- the ureG gene encoding urease accessory protein UreG, with translation MTNSQVNAFRVGVAGPVGSGKTALVDVLCKALRQQYNIAVVTNDIYTQEDAQYLVRSQALESDRIIGVETGGCPHTAIREDASINLVAIEQLEQRFSNLDLVFLESGGDNLAATFSPELVDLTIYVIDVAAGDKIPRKGGPGITKSDLLVINKIDLAPYVGADLGIMERDTKKMRGEKAFVFTNLKTQIGVETVVEFVQSYIC
- the dnaG gene encoding DNA primase yields the protein MQIPRLHPDTVEQVKQKADIYDVISEHVVLRKGGKGFVGLCPFHTEKTPSFSVSQSKQMYYCFGCNAGGDAIKFLMEIGKQSFSEVVLDLARRYQVTVQTLEPEQRQQLQQQLSLREQLYEILAIASRFYQHALYQPQGEAALHYLFARKLRAETIQQFNLGYAPDSWETLYRYLVEQKRYPVQLLQQAGLLRQRQSGDGYYDYFRNRVIIPILDLQGRVIGFGGRSLGDEQPKYLNSPETELFSKGKTLFGLDKAKSAISELDCAVVVEGYFDAISLHAAGITNVAASLGTALSLEQVKQLMRYSESKQLILNFDADVAGIQASERAIGEIANLAYRGEVQLKILNLPAGKDADEYLHTASAEEYRKLLKSAPLWLDWQILQLIGDRNLKQATEFQHVAKEMVKLLQRIDNSDTRNYYVSHCAEILSLGDARFVPLRAENLLAQITPKYQSKPIAYKTPKQNPKDKAFPEASERSLLEQAEALLLRIYLHCPEHRQAVSSALQEQSLQFSLSHHRFLWQQIVDEKSEIHLIEAQESLVSRIQTRCLESSIEIAQVSPLFHLDEKTQQDLLRGTQVIQAATACMERVLCEKRYRSLLKEWEQTDPINEPEKSQLCHQSLYTEQKRLQELDLMRQFCLTDLL